One Hevea brasiliensis isolate MT/VB/25A 57/8 unplaced genomic scaffold, ASM3005281v1 Scaf564, whole genome shotgun sequence genomic window carries:
- the LOC131177546 gene encoding vegetative cell wall protein gp1-like, giving the protein MGTPSSLPTNPNPSPNPPLPQSPPPQTPPLPQSPLPQTPPLPQSQTPTLIPPTPLSPQTEPQNETPIFETQFQEPMSEPAPTQTKSKGKTKKAAGRPKKATVRKRKGTPSIPLDLNSPPQLSSEPISKRTRSSSQIPSPAVQTPVPQSPLNSPKLPKEDSAIYQ; this is encoded by the coding sequence ATGGGTACTCCATCTTCTTTACcaacaaaccctaaccccagtcccAATCCACCACTACCTCAATCGCCACCACCGCAGACACCACCACTACCTCAATCGCCACTACCGCAAACACCACCACTACCCCAAAGCCAAACACCAACCCTCATTCCACCGACCCCCCTCTCGCCACAAACTGAGCCACAAAATGAAACACCCATTTTCGAAACTCAGTTCCAAGAACCAATGTCTGAACCTGCGCCAACTCAAACCAAATCTAAAGGTAAAACTAAAAAGGCTGCGGGTAGACCCAAGAAAGCCACTgtcagaaaaagaaaaggaacgcCCTCTATTCCTTTGGACTTAAACTCCccaccgcaactttcctctgaaCCAATCAGTAAAAGAACTAGGTCCTCCTCGCAAATTCCATCACCAGCGGTTCAAACCCCTGTACCCCAGTCACCCTTAAACTCTCCCAAGCTGCCCAAAGAAGACTCGGCTATCTACCAATGA